A stretch of the Spirochaetota bacterium genome encodes the following:
- a CDS encoding ATP-binding protein, translating into MKGATHSVLRRIISLAAPPTFPGDHERTRQAGLLMPLIAMFIPVIIISVFALIFVFPAKIPSAVVIGVILVVEITSYSLMKRGHVMAACLVFTAATGIYITGVVILSGGMSGANISHYVALVVFVRLLFGTRASLIASGAILIVLSVIIALGMYGIVFPRIFPVPAIPSLFMFLFSLMIALTTVHVAVKRLDEAVALGLDEIRKRERMMDTLAERERKERELTARLTALNALINELARKPSFDDFIRHVIDGGKNVLGFPRISVWLFTDDTTAMTGTFGIDEAGAVRDERDKRVAMLSEDLPSRMLREGKSVHAADTALRDDTGSAVGKGENAVAPIIDGGRIIGAMCIDNLLTGTPFNEHDLSTLTLYAANVGHLYAIKRAEAALHSYADELVHSNQELKEFVSIVSHDLKEPLRTASSFALLFQKRFESLVDDKAQTYIRAIVEEADRMQKLVDALVSYARTGNRGQAFTAVDLNDIVASVITGMRQRIDESSTGISIDTLPVIQGDAVQLSQLFQNLIDNALKFRSREPLAIALSAAREDDGWHVTVRDNGIGFDQSQADSIFSVFRRLVSREYSGTGIGLAICKKVAVRHGGRIWATSSSEGSIFHIQFPFAENQVLHASR; encoded by the coding sequence ATGAAAGGCGCGACACACTCCGTTCTTCGCCGCATCATTTCCCTCGCTGCACCACCGACATTTCCCGGCGATCATGAGCGCACCCGGCAGGCGGGTCTGCTCATGCCTCTCATCGCCATGTTCATCCCGGTCATAATCATTTCAGTATTCGCCCTTATTTTCGTGTTCCCCGCGAAAATACCGAGCGCGGTCGTCATCGGGGTGATCCTTGTCGTCGAGATAACGTCCTACTCGCTCATGAAACGAGGGCATGTCATGGCCGCATGCCTCGTATTCACCGCCGCGACCGGGATCTATATCACCGGCGTCGTCATCCTTTCCGGCGGCATGTCCGGGGCCAACATATCCCACTATGTCGCATTGGTGGTGTTCGTACGGCTGCTCTTCGGCACGCGCGCGAGCCTCATCGCATCGGGCGCCATCCTCATCGTGCTCAGCGTCATCATCGCGCTCGGGATGTACGGCATCGTCTTTCCCCGGATATTTCCCGTCCCGGCGATACCGTCGCTTTTCATGTTCCTTTTCTCGCTCATGATCGCGCTCACCACGGTCCATGTGGCGGTCAAGAGACTCGATGAAGCGGTAGCCCTCGGCCTTGACGAGATACGCAAACGTGAGCGGATGATGGATACGCTCGCGGAGCGCGAACGGAAGGAACGGGAACTCACCGCACGGCTCACCGCGCTCAATGCCCTCATCAATGAACTCGCACGCAAGCCCTCGTTCGATGATTTTATCCGGCATGTCATCGACGGCGGTAAGAACGTGCTCGGTTTCCCGCGCATCTCGGTGTGGCTGTTCACCGACGATACTACGGCGATGACCGGCACGTTCGGCATCGATGAGGCGGGTGCCGTGCGCGATGAACGCGACAAACGCGTCGCCATGCTGAGCGAGGATCTTCCCTCACGCATGCTCCGCGAAGGGAAGAGCGTGCACGCCGCGGACACCGCGCTCAGGGACGATACCGGGAGCGCCGTCGGCAAGGGTGAGAACGCCGTCGCACCGATCATCGACGGGGGGCGCATCATCGGCGCCATGTGCATCGATAATCTTCTCACCGGTACGCCGTTCAACGAGCACGACTTGAGCACGCTCACGCTCTACGCGGCGAACGTGGGGCATCTGTACGCGATAAAACGCGCCGAGGCGGCGCTGCACTCATACGCCGACGAGCTCGTGCACTCGAACCAGGAGCTTAAGGAATTCGTATCGATAGTCTCTCATGACCTGAAGGAGCCGCTGCGCACCGCATCGAGTTTCGCGCTCCTCTTCCAGAAACGCTTCGAGTCCCTCGTCGATGATAAAGCGCAGACGTACATACGCGCCATCGTCGAGGAAGCGGACCGCATGCAGAAACTCGTCGATGCCCTCGTCTCCTATGCGCGTACCGGCAACCGCGGGCAGGCGTTCACCGCGGTCGATCTGAACGACATCGTCGCATCGGTCATCACGGGCATGCGCCAGCGCATCGACGAGAGCAGCACGGGCATTTCGATCGATACGCTCCCCGTCATTCAGGGCGATGCGGTGCAGCTTTCGCAGCTCTTTCAGAACCTCATCGATAATGCCCTCAAATTCCGTTCCCGAGAACCGCTCGCCATCGCACTGTCGGCGGCACGCGAGGACGACGGCTGGCATGTCACCGTGCGCGATAACGGCATCGGCTTCGATCAATCGCAGGCGGATTCCATTTTCTCCGTTTTTCGGCGCCTCGTGTCCCGGGAGTATTCGGGTACAGGCATCGGTCTTGCCATCTGCAAGAAAGTGGCCGTGCGCCACGGCGGGCGTATCTGGGCGACATCGTCGAGTGAGGGATCGATCTTCCATATCCAGTTCCCGTTCGCGGAGAACCAGGTGCTGCACGCATCGCGCTGA
- a CDS encoding pyridoxine 5'-phosphate synthase, with amino-acid sequence MPTLGVNIDHVATIREARRTNEPDPVHAAALSELGGADGITVHLREDKRHIQPRDVKLLRETVKTKLNLEMSVADVVVDAAVKIKPDMATLVPEKREEVTTEGGLDLAANFDVLKTVTELLMKNGIPVSLFIDPDMEMMKLAKKLAVTYVELHTGSYANAKGDAFRAELRKLVDAAAWGNANGIIVNMGHGINYKNIIPLLAVPRINEYNIGHAIISRAVFTGIERAVHDMCDVIENYRID; translated from the coding sequence GTGCCGACACTTGGCGTCAATATCGATCATGTCGCGACGATACGCGAAGCACGCAGGACGAACGAACCCGATCCGGTGCATGCTGCCGCGCTCTCGGAGCTCGGCGGTGCGGACGGGATAACCGTGCACCTGCGCGAGGACAAGCGGCACATACAGCCGCGCGATGTGAAGCTCCTCCGCGAGACGGTGAAGACGAAGCTCAACCTTGAAATGAGCGTCGCCGATGTCGTCGTCGATGCGGCCGTGAAGATAAAGCCCGATATGGCCACGCTTGTTCCCGAAAAACGCGAGGAGGTCACCACCGAGGGCGGGCTCGATCTCGCGGCGAATTTCGATGTGCTGAAGACCGTGACCGAACTCCTCATGAAGAACGGCATACCGGTATCGCTCTTCATCGATCCGGACATGGAGATGATGAAGCTCGCAAAGAAACTCGCGGTCACCTATGTGGAACTCCATACGGGAAGCTATGCGAACGCGAAGGGCGATGCGTTCCGTGCCGAGCTCAGGAAGCTCGTCGATGCTGCCGCGTGGGGCAATGCCAACGGCATCATCGTCAATATGGGACACGGCATCAACTATAAGAACATCATCCCGCTCCTCGCGGTACCGCGCATCAACGAGTACAACATCGGCCATGCGATAATATCGCGCGCGGTCTTCACCGGCATCGAACGCGCGGTACACGACATGTGCGACGTCATCGAGAATTACAGGATAGACTGA
- a CDS encoding glycosyltransferase family 4 protein, translating into MNRGERIRSIGIMHPDCAARGGAENVIFWECDELHRRGIAVSVYSRSFPADIPKSLTPVYAPIGLKLLSWPASATQLGNALSVHDAVILHNFPAAMHYGFAADNARKHGRPIPKAIWYCHEPKRPYYGDNAAHCKVLEEKRKRSLRLDEMNTVRLDKKGVAQVSSIVANSGKSAQHAAAVYGRDVGVVYPGIPDSMLAGKNAERERRFIFVSRLFALKNVFTPLIAFREFIARNPRSKETFAFVGDGPERENIRSLARSLNIADRVEVKGYVNNAELDTLIATSLAVVSVPRTEPFGLLTLEAWARRTPLILSADAGSAEIATHGENAIIVDPDNPLSIAWAMERIASPSYARSLGENGYRTLIHRYMIRHHVDGLLARLRH; encoded by the coding sequence ATGAACCGCGGAGAGCGCATCCGTTCGATAGGCATCATGCATCCGGATTGTGCCGCACGTGGCGGGGCGGAGAACGTCATTTTCTGGGAATGCGACGAGCTTCACCGCCGCGGCATCGCGGTGAGCGTATACAGCAGATCGTTCCCCGCCGATATCCCGAAGTCGCTCACACCGGTGTACGCGCCCATCGGATTGAAGCTCCTTTCCTGGCCGGCATCGGCGACACAGCTGGGCAATGCGCTTTCTGTCCACGATGCGGTCATTCTCCATAATTTCCCCGCTGCCATGCATTACGGCTTCGCCGCGGATAATGCCCGAAAGCACGGACGCCCGATCCCAAAAGCGATATGGTACTGCCATGAACCCAAGCGCCCGTATTACGGCGATAATGCCGCGCACTGCAAGGTGCTCGAAGAAAAGCGAAAGCGCTCGCTGCGTCTGGATGAGATGAACACGGTGCGCCTCGATAAAAAAGGCGTTGCACAGGTGTCATCCATCGTGGCGAACAGCGGGAAATCGGCTCAACACGCCGCCGCCGTCTATGGCCGCGATGTCGGTGTGGTCTATCCGGGCATTCCCGATTCCATGCTCGCAGGAAAGAACGCGGAGCGAGAGCGCCGTTTCATCTTCGTAAGCCGTCTCTTCGCGCTCAAGAACGTGTTCACGCCGCTCATCGCGTTCCGCGAATTCATCGCGCGCAACCCGCGGTCGAAGGAAACGTTCGCCTTTGTCGGCGACGGACCGGAGCGCGAGAATATCCGCTCGCTCGCTCGCTCGCTTAACATCGCGGACCGTGTAGAGGTGAAAGGCTATGTGAACAACGCCGAACTCGATACGCTCATCGCAACATCGCTTGCCGTCGTGTCCGTGCCGCGCACGGAGCCGTTCGGTCTCCTTACGCTCGAGGCATGGGCGCGCCGTACGCCGCTTATCCTGTCCGCGGACGCCGGTTCAGCGGAGATTGCCACGCACGGCGAGAACGCGATCATCGTCGACCCCGACAATCCATTGTCGATAGCATGGGCAATGGAGCGCATCGCCTCCCCGTCATATGCCCGCTCGCTCGGTGAGAACGGGTATCGGACGCTCATTCATAGATATATGATACGGCATCATGTGGATGGATTGCTCGCGCGTCTTCGGCACTAA
- a CDS encoding phosphatidate cytidylyltransferase, which produces MKRILPAIILLPIFLVAMFHDMFLPLLHIGTIGISMIGIYELFVMADLVKREPVTLIITELYLVAAYIVVRSGWVMLDTGMHLSLGNMSLDIIKSGTFSEAIRKPEMAVIGGLVAILFLVNIFRSKYDRATGLAIVMAVFASIYAGFFVWQMTALRMLEHGKYYLVLPIAIVWIADAVAYYFGSRFGKHKLKDSVSPNKSIEGLIAAFVITTAIIFGLNKLVQLGALTFAFGERYAFSDVKIILVSLLFVFVGFIGDMGESLIKRAFAAKDSGNIIPGHGGVLDRFDSVIFSLPVMYYLIVWRIL; this is translated from the coding sequence ATGAAACGCATACTGCCGGCGATAATACTTCTGCCGATATTTCTCGTCGCCATGTTCCACGATATGTTCCTTCCGCTCCTCCATATCGGGACGATCGGTATTTCGATGATCGGCATCTACGAACTTTTCGTCATGGCAGATCTCGTCAAGCGCGAACCGGTAACGCTCATCATCACGGAGCTCTATCTCGTCGCTGCGTATATCGTCGTGCGCTCCGGCTGGGTCATGCTCGATACGGGCATGCATCTCTCGCTCGGGAACATGTCGCTTGACATCATAAAGAGCGGGACGTTCAGCGAAGCGATACGAAAACCGGAAATGGCCGTCATCGGCGGGCTTGTGGCGATACTTTTCCTCGTGAACATCTTCCGCTCGAAATACGACCGCGCCACGGGGCTCGCCATTGTCATGGCGGTGTTCGCATCCATCTACGCGGGTTTCTTCGTCTGGCAGATGACGGCGCTGCGCATGCTCGAACACGGAAAATATTATCTCGTCCTCCCCATCGCCATCGTGTGGATAGCGGATGCGGTCGCCTACTATTTCGGCTCGCGCTTCGGTAAGCACAAGCTCAAGGACAGCGTATCGCCCAACAAATCGATCGAGGGGCTCATTGCCGCGTTCGTCATCACCACGGCCATCATCTTCGGGCTCAATAAGCTCGTGCAGCTCGGTGCGCTCACCTTCGCGTTCGGCGAACGATACGCGTTCTCCGATGTGAAGATAATACTCGTATCGCTCCTGTTCGTGTTCGTCGGCTTCATCGGCGATATGGGCGAGAGCCTCATCAAACGCGCGTTCGCGGCGAAGGATTCGGGGAACATCATCCCGGGCCACGGCGGCGTGCTCGATCGTTTTGACAGTGTTATCTTCTCGCTGCCGGTGATGTACTACCTCATCGTATGGCGGATACTGTAA
- a CDS encoding isoprenyl transferase translates to MIIDGIELDETRIPRHVALIMDGNGRWAKLHGKRHTEGHRAGSERVLEIVDAAGHAGIGTITLYAFSTENWKRPKQEVEFLMMLLDEFFRTKIREAIDKGVRIRQIGDMKGLPERTQKTVRDAEERSKDNTKLTVNVALNYGSRDEIVRAVRSIAEKAAAGTLAPNAITEETISLHLDTHRDPDPDLLIRTSGEWRLSNFLLYQIAYAELWVTETLWPDFTGREFISAVADYQKRERRFGARTE, encoded by the coding sequence ATGATAATTGATGGGATAGAACTGGACGAGACCCGGATACCCAGGCATGTCGCCCTCATCATGGACGGCAACGGCCGTTGGGCGAAGCTTCACGGCAAACGGCATACCGAGGGTCATCGCGCCGGGAGCGAACGCGTTCTCGAGATAGTCGATGCGGCGGGGCATGCCGGCATCGGCACGATAACGCTCTACGCGTTCTCCACTGAGAATTGGAAGCGTCCGAAGCAGGAAGTCGAATTCCTCATGATGCTCCTCGATGAATTCTTCAGGACGAAGATACGCGAAGCGATCGATAAAGGCGTACGCATACGTCAGATCGGCGATATGAAGGGGCTCCCCGAACGAACGCAGAAGACCGTGCGTGACGCCGAGGAACGCTCGAAGGATAATACAAAACTCACCGTGAATGTGGCGCTCAATTACGGTTCGCGCGATGAGATCGTGCGTGCGGTCCGCTCCATCGCAGAGAAAGCAGCTGCCGGAACGCTTGCGCCGAACGCCATCACCGAGGAGACGATATCTCTGCATCTGGATACGCACCGTGACCCGGACCCTGATCTCCTCATCCGCACATCGGGCGAGTGGCGCTTGAGCAATTTCCTTCTGTATCAGATAGCGTATGCGGAACTGTGGGTAACCGAAACGCTCTGGCCCGACTTCACCGGCAGGGAATTCATTTCGGCTGTTGCCGATTATCAAAAACGCGAGCGGCGCTTCGGCGCACGCACCGAGTAA
- a CDS encoding thioesterase family protein, with amino-acid sequence MDPRCAEIRVRYADTDQMGVTYYANYLVWMEVGRTEYLRNIGITYRDLETVEGIILPVKEAFIDYKASAHYDDIVVVRSTIDEFTRAHMKISYELRLKDDGKLLATGYTVHPFLNREKKITRIPVALFEKIQGAMG; translated from the coding sequence ATGGACCCGCGCTGTGCCGAGATACGCGTCCGCTACGCCGACACCGATCAGATGGGCGTGACCTATTACGCGAACTATCTCGTGTGGATGGAGGTCGGGCGTACCGAGTATCTGCGCAACATCGGCATTACCTATCGCGATCTGGAGACCGTCGAGGGGATAATACTCCCGGTCAAGGAAGCGTTCATCGACTATAAGGCGTCCGCGCATTATGACGACATCGTCGTCGTGCGCTCCACCATCGACGAGTTCACGCGTGCACATATGAAGATATCCTATGAGCTCAGACTGAAGGATGACGGCAAGCTCCTTGCGACCGGCTACACCGTGCATCCGTTCCTTAACCGCGAGAAGAAGATAACCCGCATACCGGTCGCGTTGTTCGAAAAGATACAGGGGGCAATGGGATGA
- a CDS encoding radical SAM protein, whose amino-acid sequence MGTIRTIMVGFPPIESNKGIPLVSQNRQFQWFNSPTYIYPVIPATAATMLKEKGYDVIFKDAVAERLTVMQWLDFIDAKKPDLVLFEAKTPVIRYYWDVIDSLKNRHKSIITVLAGDHVTALPMESMERSSVDYVLTGGDFDFLLANLVDHIADGTALEPGIYYRDKGAVVSSGHFTLSHDLNAAPVIDRELTNWKQYAYANGNYKRLPGTYIMSGRDCWHHACTFCSWTTLFPNFRVRAVDHVVDEIESLVTRFHIREVMDDTGCFPIGSWLHNFCDELIRRKLNRRVTIDCNMRFGALTYDEYRHMRKAGFRFILFGLESANQATLDRVVKRLSVSDILASCRDAKRAGLSPHITVMFGYPWENEDDVARTIALSRELMIKGYAHTMQATIVIPYPGTPLFDECDRADILVTRDWERYDMREPIMTGKMDAAAIKRAVQELYSLSFHPRFLLHKLLSLRDADDIAYYYRAFRKVFFGHLKDFS is encoded by the coding sequence ATGGGAACGATACGCACGATAATGGTGGGATTCCCTCCCATCGAAAGCAACAAGGGCATACCCCTCGTCTCGCAGAACCGGCAGTTCCAGTGGTTCAATTCGCCGACGTACATCTATCCCGTCATACCCGCGACGGCCGCCACCATGCTCAAGGAAAAGGGATACGATGTCATTTTCAAGGATGCGGTGGCCGAGCGATTGACCGTCATGCAATGGCTCGATTTCATCGACGCGAAAAAGCCCGACCTCGTTCTCTTCGAGGCGAAGACACCGGTGATACGCTACTACTGGGACGTCATCGATTCGCTCAAGAACCGGCATAAGAGCATCATCACCGTGCTCGCCGGTGACCATGTAACCGCGCTCCCGATGGAATCCATGGAACGTTCGTCGGTGGACTATGTCCTCACCGGCGGCGATTTCGATTTCCTCCTCGCCAACCTCGTCGATCATATCGCTGACGGCACCGCGCTTGAGCCGGGCATCTATTACCGTGACAAAGGCGCCGTCGTATCGAGCGGCCATTTCACGCTTTCGCATGATCTCAATGCCGCGCCGGTCATCGATCGTGAACTTACGAACTGGAAGCAATACGCATACGCCAACGGCAATTATAAGCGCCTGCCGGGCACCTATATCATGTCCGGGCGCGACTGCTGGCACCATGCCTGCACGTTCTGCTCCTGGACGACGCTCTTCCCCAATTTCCGCGTACGCGCCGTTGACCATGTCGTCGATGAGATAGAATCCCTCGTCACACGCTTCCATATCCGCGAGGTGATGGACGATACGGGTTGTTTCCCCATCGGGAGCTGGCTCCACAATTTCTGCGATGAACTGATACGGAGGAAGCTCAACCGCCGCGTCACCATCGACTGCAATATGCGATTCGGGGCGCTTACCTATGACGAATACCGCCACATGCGCAAGGCAGGCTTCCGCTTCATACTGTTCGGGCTTGAGTCGGCCAATCAGGCGACGCTCGACCGCGTGGTAAAACGCCTCTCGGTCAGTGATATCCTCGCCTCCTGCCGCGATGCGAAACGCGCGGGGCTTTCGCCGCATATCACCGTCATGTTCGGCTATCCGTGGGAGAACGAGGACGACGTGGCACGCACGATAGCGCTTTCCCGCGAGCTCATGATAAAAGGCTATGCGCATACCATGCAGGCGACCATCGTCATCCCGTACCCGGGCACGCCCCTCTTCGACGAATGCGACCGCGCCGATATCCTTGTCACGCGGGACTGGGAACGGTATGACATGCGCGAACCGATCATGACCGGCAAGATGGATGCGGCTGCGATAAAGCGTGCCGTGCAGGAGCTCTACTCGCTGAGCTTTCATCCGCGATTCCTTCTTCATAAATTATTGTCGTTGCGCGACGCCGACGACATCGCATATTACTACCGGGCGTTCCGGAAGGTGTTCTTCGGGCACCTCAAAGACTTCTCATAA
- the galT gene encoding galactose-1-phosphate uridylyltransferase codes for MAELRYNPLIGDWVMIASHRQNRPQMPKNWCPFCPGDGKNVPMYDVLEYDNDFPALMLTPPKPDDVARGELLRTAPAAGKCEVILYSPEHTITLPELSVSHIEKLVALWQERFLALSKEDQIKYVFLFENRGEVVGVTMPHPHGQIYGYSWVPLRIQRKLDNAKAYHDTSKRCIFCDLLKEEVADGRRVIFANEHFVTYLPFYTDYPYGIAIQAKRHVENITDFTAEEATAFAETLRNASGTLDALFGKPFPYMMCLYNAPVDGGNYSAHWHFHIEFFPPMRSDTKQKFNASSETGAWAACNPTAPEEKAEELRAAYRRFSGS; via the coding sequence ATGGCAGAACTTCGTTACAATCCCCTCATCGGCGACTGGGTCATGATCGCGAGCCACCGGCAGAACCGCCCGCAGATGCCGAAGAACTGGTGCCCTTTCTGCCCGGGCGACGGGAAGAACGTGCCGATGTACGATGTGCTCGAATACGACAACGATTTTCCCGCGCTCATGCTCACGCCGCCGAAACCCGACGATGTCGCACGCGGTGAACTCTTGCGCACCGCGCCTGCCGCCGGCAAATGTGAAGTGATACTCTATTCACCGGAACACACCATCACGCTTCCGGAGCTTTCGGTATCGCATATCGAAAAACTCGTGGCGCTTTGGCAGGAGCGTTTCCTAGCGCTTTCCAAAGAGGATCAGATAAAGTATGTCTTCCTTTTCGAGAACCGCGGCGAGGTGGTCGGCGTGACCATGCCGCATCCGCACGGTCAGATATACGGCTATTCCTGGGTGCCGCTCCGCATACAGCGGAAACTCGACAATGCGAAGGCATATCACGATACGAGCAAGCGATGCATTTTCTGCGATCTTCTGAAAGAAGAGGTCGCCGACGGACGGCGCGTGATCTTCGCGAACGAGCACTTCGTCACCTATCTCCCGTTCTACACCGATTATCCCTACGGCATCGCGATACAGGCGAAACGGCACGTAGAGAACATCACCGACTTCACCGCGGAGGAAGCGACAGCGTTCGCCGAAACGCTCAGGAACGCATCGGGGACGCTCGACGCTCTTTTCGGGAAGCCCTTCCCCTACATGATGTGCCTTTATAATGCACCGGTGGACGGCGGCAATTATTCGGCCCATTGGCATTTTCACATCGAATTCTTCCCGCCGATGCGCTCGGATACAAAACAGAAATTCAACGCCTCGTCCGAAACAGGGGCATGGGCGGCGTGCAATCCCACGGCGCCTGAGGAAAAGGCCGAGGAACTCCGTGCCGCCTACCGGCGTTTTTCCGGAAGCTGA
- a CDS encoding O-antigen ligase family protein has product MAIAARVRTYCLEAQERLLFQFGFIVLCAGLPISTSVIEIGKGIIIVSFLIALIRRRASVPLRDIRIITASLFFLFIIISSVIASFGPHAAHSWGRFPGMLAFFLLFISFAAMFDIRRDAPLILVLFAAMAVNGGVIIRDFIITHERSGGLFHPVMSNVHFWPAVTLINLGIAAFVRRTGARIFWSALLAMNIVVIGCLFSTTSFIVFPILFVALVIAIAPRRIALFTVFAVLLAAIVLMFMFQNRLLDTPLQQKIEQVMSNRHIGVSQRAHFWRGAGELISERPFFGIGNGLWKYYFYEGTAAGRDYVAKGMDGYYFHAHNNAIEIAVAYGMPALLAVIAFFAAVFIKGSSFLRTLFSRGRREFAVCAAIYAGIIAVLLQGMSDYTLFAVTGGSFVWALLGAFIAMEQRR; this is encoded by the coding sequence ATGGCTATTGCTGCACGTGTTCGAACATACTGCCTTGAGGCGCAGGAACGACTGCTGTTCCAGTTCGGCTTCATCGTGCTTTGCGCGGGGCTTCCCATCTCCACCTCGGTCATCGAGATCGGCAAAGGCATCATCATCGTGTCGTTCCTCATCGCGCTCATACGCCGTCGCGCGTCGGTGCCGCTGCGGGATATCCGCATCATCACCGCCTCGCTCTTCTTCCTCTTCATCATCATATCGTCCGTCATCGCCTCGTTCGGGCCGCATGCGGCGCACAGCTGGGGGCGTTTCCCGGGCATGCTGGCGTTCTTCCTCCTGTTCATATCCTTCGCCGCCATGTTCGACATCCGAAGGGATGCCCCGCTCATCCTGGTGCTGTTCGCCGCCATGGCGGTGAACGGGGGCGTGATAATACGCGATTTCATCATCACCCATGAGCGCTCCGGGGGGCTTTTCCATCCGGTCATGTCCAATGTCCATTTCTGGCCCGCCGTTACGCTCATCAATCTCGGCATTGCCGCCTTCGTCCGCCGTACCGGGGCGCGTATCTTCTGGTCGGCACTCCTCGCGATGAACATCGTCGTCATCGGCTGCCTCTTCTCCACAACATCGTTCATCGTATTTCCCATACTGTTCGTGGCGCTTGTCATCGCCATCGCACCGCGCCGCATCGCGCTTTTCACCGTGTTCGCTGTTCTCCTCGCGGCGATAGTGCTCATGTTCATGTTCCAGAACCGGCTTCTCGACACACCGCTGCAGCAGAAGATCGAGCAGGTGATGTCCAACCGCCATATCGGTGTTTCACAGCGCGCGCATTTCTGGCGCGGCGCGGGCGAGCTCATCTCCGAGCGCCCGTTCTTCGGCATCGGCAACGGCCTCTGGAAGTATTATTTCTATGAAGGGACGGCAGCCGGCCGGGACTATGTCGCGAAAGGCATGGACGGCTACTATTTTCACGCGCACAATAATGCGATAGAGATAGCCGTCGCCTACGGTATGCCGGCGCTCCTCGCCGTCATCGCGTTCTTTGCGGCAGTGTTCATCAAGGGATCCTCGTTCCTGAGGACGCTCTTCTCCCGCGGGCGAAGGGAATTCGCCGTATGCGCGGCGATCTATGCCGGCATCATCGCCGTTCTCCTTCAGGGCATGAGCGATTACACGCTCTTTGCCGTCACCGGCGGGAGCTTCGTATGGGCGCTCCTCGGGGCGTTCATCGCCATGGAGCAGAGGCGTTGA
- a CDS encoding ATP-binding protein: MTDDELKREHTRLTAAGEIAAIIFHDLRSPLSIIKGYIDMLALKEGDVSKEKLKEISLVLSQQIETINQMAADSACFRESSPLVKRPISVPHIIDLVKHSAPVNTSIADVPAVDIDVDASLIERSLSAIIRVLAGAGDVSVECRATDDAFSFVISAAGNATDDNLSKMFTPLFVYGKRRGAGLALMCAKKAVLDHGGHVLVEQKDGRMIVTVILPLH; the protein is encoded by the coding sequence ATGACCGACGACGAATTGAAACGTGAGCATACCCGCCTGACCGCCGCCGGTGAAATAGCAGCGATCATCTTCCATGATCTTCGCTCGCCGCTCTCCATCATCAAAGGGTATATCGATATGCTCGCCCTGAAAGAAGGTGATGTGTCGAAAGAAAAACTGAAAGAGATATCCCTCGTGCTCTCGCAGCAGATAGAGACGATCAATCAGATGGCGGCGGACAGCGCCTGTTTCCGGGAATCGTCACCGCTGGTCAAGCGGCCCATCAGCGTCCCGCACATCATCGATCTGGTCAAACACAGCGCCCCGGTGAACACGTCCATCGCGGACGTGCCGGCGGTCGATATCGATGTCGATGCATCGCTCATCGAACGTTCGCTTTCCGCCATCATCCGTGTCCTTGCAGGCGCGGGTGATGTGTCCGTGGAATGCCGCGCGACCGACGATGCCTTCTCGTTCGTCATCAGCGCCGCGGGCAATGCGACGGACGATAATCTGTCGAAGATGTTCACGCCGCTCTTCGTCTACGGCAAGCGCCGCGGCGCGGGACTCGCGCTCATGTGCGCGAAAAAAGCCGTGCTCGATCACGGCGGGCACGTTCTGGTGGAGCAGAAAGACGGAAGGATGATCGTTACCGTGATACTGCCGCTGCATTAG